From one Agathobaculum sp. NTUH-O15-33 genomic stretch:
- a CDS encoding Clp protease ClpP yields MRTQMNGYVVADEDAELYRWCGYTVISPQDVRQAIADNPAGETLTFEVNSPGGNMFAGYEIYSVLKGAAVPTEAEIQSLSGSAMSVGMLGVDVIKASPVAQTMIHLPALSTSGDAVEHGRSLQALKSFTESVLNVYELRCKGKKTRAELAAMMEAETWMTAQDALATGFVDEVLYDDDGIIAAQVVMCVGNGIRALVSTGGLPDAAELRARKAATEHSAITQKNNDKAALALQRARLNLLKNI; encoded by the coding sequence ATGAGAACGCAAATGAATGGCTATGTGGTGGCAGACGAGGACGCGGAACTGTACCGATGGTGTGGCTATACCGTTATATCCCCACAGGACGTGCGGCAGGCAATCGCAGATAATCCAGCGGGCGAAACGCTGACGTTTGAAGTAAACTCGCCGGGCGGTAATATGTTCGCCGGATACGAAATCTATAGCGTGCTTAAGGGCGCTGCCGTGCCGACCGAAGCTGAGATACAATCGCTGTCCGGTTCGGCTATGTCGGTGGGTATGCTGGGTGTCGACGTCATCAAGGCATCGCCGGTGGCACAAACAATGATCCACTTGCCGGCACTATCCACATCGGGCGATGCGGTGGAGCATGGCCGCAGTTTGCAGGCGCTGAAAAGCTTCACCGAAAGCGTGCTAAATGTCTACGAACTGCGGTGCAAGGGCAAAAAGACGCGCGCTGAACTGGCTGCCATGATGGAAGCTGAAACATGGATGACTGCGCAGGACGCGCTGGCTACTGGCTTTGTGGACGAGGTGCTTTACGATGACGACGGCATTATTGCTGCGCAAGTAGTAATGTGTGTTGGCAACGGCATTCGGGCGCTGGTTTCAACAGGCGGTTTGCCGGACGCCGCCGAGCTGCGCGCACGCAAAGCAGCGACGGAGCACAGTGCCATTACG